A genome region from Acetobacteraceae bacterium includes the following:
- a CDS encoding helix-turn-helix domain-containing protein, whose product MKKEKKDTKIDSDFMKKDTKIDSDFMKKDTKIDSDFSEKWGEELANKGFSQIPTYLLNINRFLDQENKLSPVELLVLIHLVANWWNVEEKPFPSIATIASRCGVSTRQVQRAINTLDEENFIKREKRKGGKSPSANVYDLRPLRKILREISVHFSNGYPKRVTNEDREAISEDIF is encoded by the coding sequence ATGAAAAAAGAGAAAAAAGACACGAAAATAGATTCGGATTTTATGAAAAAAGACACGAAAATAGATTCGGATTTTATGAAAAAAGACACGAAAATAGATTCGGATTTTTCTGAAAAATGGGGGGAAGAACTTGCGAATAAAGGTTTTTCTCAAATTCCAACTTATTTATTGAATATTAATAGATTCTTAGATCAAGAGAATAAACTTTCTCCTGTAGAGCTTCTTGTCTTAATTCATTTGGTTGCAAATTGGTGGAATGTGGAAGAAAAACCGTTTCCTTCTATTGCTACTATTGCTAGCAGGTGCGGCGTATCAACACGTCAAGTACAAAGAGCCATTAACACTTTAGATGAAGAAAATTTTATAAAAAGAGAAAAAAGGAAAGGTGGAAAATCACCGTCAGCAAATGTTTACGACCTTCGTCCGCTTCGAAAAATTTTAAGAGAAATTTCTGTTCATTTTTCAAATGGATATCCGAAAAGGGTTACTAATGAGGATAGAGAAGCAATATCAGAGGATATTTTTTAA
- a CDS encoding mobilization protein gives MGSNLEKIQKKKEKLEALQKEIKQLINQETLKKRKQLTRQKIILGAALLSHAENDEKFQKVVDILKSHLSEKDKKAFE, from the coding sequence ATGGGAAGTAATTTAGAGAAAATACAGAAGAAAAAAGAGAAATTAGAAGCCCTACAAAAAGAAATTAAACAACTCATAAATCAAGAAACACTTAAAAAAAGAAAACAATTAACTAGACAAAAAATAATTCTAGGTGCTGCTCTTCTTTCCCATGCTGAAAATGATGAGAAATTCCAAAAAGTTGTAGATATTCTTAAATCCCATCTATCCGAAAAAGACAAAAAGGCTTTCGAATAA
- a CDS encoding MobA/MobL family protein: MAIARMCVKVGKAGSASTHSDYIAREGKYSAYKKGEELTVSESGNMPLWAKENPSEFWKASDKNERVNGSAYREFELALPRELNAEKQIDLVREWCKQELKDHPYSFAIHEGKASDGGTQPHAHLMFSERENDGVERGEKQFFKRFNSKFPERGGAKKTYGRGSYSERKESLIGLRGRWEEAVNHALEKAGKAERIDMRSYKDQGISEILTPEPKQLPSQWRKPEEKAVILKIRKLKKKIKTIFFEIKADIIDFAKEKEKREEESEKQKHGAVSRFLNFFSLGKGTTKSEVIDFEKAKAEVEKELAEKERKKKISEEVRAKNKALFEGIFERERLAKAKKEEEAEKARQELERQKAEQEVELQKVLEQRRQKRIEYWEKRPRHWTKEREALEKKVHFKTASPQEKTDLRKLRFVQDKKATNQNVRSRGREDEGR; encoded by the coding sequence GTGGCGATTGCAAGAATGTGTGTAAAAGTTGGAAAGGCAGGTTCTGCCTCTACACATTCTGATTATATTGCCAGAGAAGGGAAATATTCCGCTTATAAAAAAGGTGAAGAACTCACTGTAAGTGAAAGCGGGAATATGCCTTTATGGGCGAAAGAAAATCCTTCTGAATTTTGGAAAGCCTCCGATAAAAATGAACGGGTAAATGGTTCTGCTTATCGTGAATTTGAACTTGCTCTTCCTCGAGAATTAAATGCCGAGAAACAGATCGATCTTGTTCGTGAATGGTGCAAACAGGAATTAAAAGACCATCCCTATTCTTTTGCTATCCATGAAGGGAAGGCTTCGGACGGAGGGACACAACCTCATGCGCATTTGATGTTTAGCGAACGAGAAAATGATGGCGTGGAGCGGGGTGAGAAGCAATTTTTCAAACGCTTCAATTCTAAGTTTCCAGAAAGAGGCGGTGCAAAAAAAACATATGGCAGGGGAAGCTATTCCGAAAGGAAAGAATCTCTTATCGGACTAAGAGGAAGATGGGAAGAGGCGGTTAATCACGCCTTAGAGAAAGCTGGAAAGGCGGAGCGAATTGATATGCGCTCCTATAAAGACCAAGGCATTTCGGAGATCCTTACCCCAGAGCCTAAACAGTTGCCCTCTCAATGGCGGAAACCAGAGGAGAAGGCGGTTATTCTAAAAATTCGGAAACTCAAGAAGAAGATTAAGACCATCTTCTTTGAGATAAAGGCCGATATTATTGATTTTGCCAAAGAGAAAGAAAAACGAGAAGAAGAGTCCGAGAAGCAAAAACACGGCGCTGTAAGCCGTTTTTTGAACTTCTTTAGCCTTGGAAAAGGAACGACAAAATCGGAAGTTATCGATTTTGAGAAAGCAAAAGCAGAGGTTGAGAAAGAGCTGGCTGAAAAGGAAAGAAAGAAAAAGATTTCTGAGGAAGTCAGAGCTAAAAATAAAGCGCTTTTTGAGGGTATTTTTGAGAGAGAACGCCTTGCTAAAGCGAAGAAAGAGGAAGAAGCTGAAAAGGCGAGACAAGAGCTTGAACGGCAAAAAGCAGAGCAAGAGGTAGAGCTTCAAAAAGTACTAGAGCAGAGGCGTCAAAAGCGAATTGAATATTGGGAAAAGCGCCCAAGGCACTGGACGAAAGAACGGGAAGCTTTAGAGAAAAAAGTTCATTTTAAAACAGCCAGCCCACAAGAAAAGACGGATTTACGCAAATTACGCTTTGTACAGGACAAGAAGGCCACAAATCAAAACGTTAGAAGCAGAGGGAGAGAAGATGAAGGACGATAA